Proteins encoded in a region of the Populus alba chromosome 13, ASM523922v2, whole genome shotgun sequence genome:
- the LOC118053230 gene encoding uncharacterized protein, whose product MEQEINNTKAENLAEVSMKSQSTENNYLETENPTEALSKSLSETNNNEDGNHAEASTKDQSSRKRTPKPLRAKSIAIKKSSTSNSLKSKKAKSSPKIQGKNRKKNLLQGNEESRKNEHDDANNLNSSEKNISDKERIEKGQKNQKNQERLVGSNKGQKNQKREEKHGGSDKSLRSEKNKGKLDGKEKNEQDEKKKEKLGGMIFMCSAKTKPDCFRYRVMGVPMNKKELILGVKPGLKLFLYDFDLKLMYGIYEASSSGGVKLEPRAFGGSFPVQVRFDVHKDCYPISESVFKKAIKDSYNEKNKFKTELTVQQVRKLSALFPPVRAPVHSPRTVTVHDRELYVGARELRIHSDREAFARANYDARSYPLLSDVRDRRVEYREVGSTHRDEIPRDLFMSEKDYRTYGLSGERINLAPSLHVSSTLDPYSRDQEREHLLRQPYPIYRDMVPLQREAVVADPFYLNQAYNPGGTRELLPATTSITATTSGSALPALDPYTRDPYYTYHYGASSADAYLPPPRRDEFFSGSYYADGPRETCLFEADHLRRRETDQVDRLYSTNAADASSNYNQVLQYHGAKPETALPPVSSRYSFAGPSVSYR is encoded by the exons ATGGAACAAGAGATTAACAATACAAAAGCTGAGAATCTGGCTGAAGTCTCCATGAAATCGCAGTCAACGGAGAATAACTATCTGGAAACTGAGAATCCTACAGAAGCATTGTCTAAGTCACTGTCTGAAACGAACAACAATGAAGATGGAAATCATGCTGAAGCGTCAACTAAAGATCAATCATCCAGAAaaagaacccccaaaccattgAGGGCTAAATCTAttgctataaaaaaatcttcaactaGCAATTCTTTGAAGTCCAAGAAAGCTAAAAGCAGTCcaaaaattcaaggaaaaaacagaaagaagaaTCTCTTACAAGGCAATGAAGAAAGTAGAAAAAATGAGCACGATGATGCTAATAACCTAAATTCAAGTGAAAAGAACATTTCTGACAAAGAGCGCATTGAGAAGGGCCAAAAGAATCAAAAGAACCAAGAAAGGTTAGTTGGGTCAAATAAGGGTCAAAAGAACCAAAAGAGGGAAGAAAAGCATGGTGGCTCAGATAAAAGCTTGAGgagtgaaaaaaacaaagggaaacttgatgggaaagaaaagaatgaacaggatgagaagaagaaagaaaagcttgGTGGCATGATCTTTATGTGCAGTGCAAAAACAAAGCCAGATTGCTTCCGCTATCGTGTCATGGGTGTCCCAATGAATAAAAAGGAACTCATATTGGGTGTGAAACCTGGACTTAAGCTTTTCCTCtatgattttgatctgaaacttATGTATGGTATCTATGAAGCGTCCTCTTCTGGTGGAGTAAAATTGGAGCCCAGGGCTTTTGGTGGTTCCTTTCCAGTTcag GTGCGTTTTGATGTTCACAAGGACTGCTATCCAATCAGCGAGAGTGTTTTCAAGAAGGCTATAAAGGACAGCTATAATGAGAAGAACAAGTTTAAAACAGAACTTACTGTTCAGCAG GTTCGGAAGCTCAGTGCACTATTCCCACCAGTTAGAGCACCTGTCCACTCTCCACGAACTGTAACTGTTCACGATAGAGAACTTTATGTGGGAGCAAGAGAGTTGCGGATCCATTCAGATAGGGAAGCATTTGCTAGAGCCAATTATGATGCTAGAAGTTATCCTCTGCTCTCTGATGTAAGGGATCGACGTGTTGAATACAGGGAGGTGGGCTCTACACATAGAGATGAGATTCCACGTGATTTATTTATGAGTGAAAAGGATTATCGAACTTATGGCCTTTCAGGAGAGAGAATAAACTTGGCTCCCTCTCTTCATGTTTCGTCTACTCTAGATCCATACTCGAGAGACCAGGAAAGAGAGCACCTTCTTAGACAGCCTTACCCTATATACAGAGACATGGTACCTTTGCAGAGAGAAGCTGTTGTGGCCGATCCTTTCTACTTGAATCAGGCATATAATCCTGGTGGTACACGTGAATTGCTGCCAGCTACTACTTCGATAACTGCAACTACATCTGGTTCTGCTCTCCCTGCTTTGGACCCGTATACAAGGGATCCATATTATACTTACCATTATGGTGCTTCATCTGCAGATGCATATCTGCCACCTCCAAGGAgagatgaatttttttcagGTTCCTATTATGCTGACGGTCCTAGAGAGACTTGCCTATTTGAGGCTGATCACTTGCGTAGGAGGGAAACTGATCAAGTGGATAGATTATACTCAACAAACGCTGCTGATGCCTCGTCAAATTATAACCAGGTGCTCCAGTACCATGGGGCCAAGCCTGAAACCGCACTTCCACCGGTTTCATCTCGGTACTCCTTTGCTGGTCCATCTGTCTCTTATCGCTAA